ACATCTACACCTAAAAGTTTACACCTACACCTGTAATACAGCGCCCACATCTCACCTGTTTCAGAAAGGTCCCGCAGGGAGCTACTGAGCGCGCTCCTCTTTAGCCCCTCCCCCATGGCGTAGGTGTCATCCAGGCTGGCGCGGCTCATGGTGCCGTTCCCCGTCTCCTTCTTCAGACCGGACATGCTCTGAGACATGCTGGGCCTCACCACACCTTTCTGCTTCTCCAGCTCGGCTGGGAACACAAACACCCTGCGTGTTATTTAACACAAGTGATGGACAATCTGgacaactgaactgaacaccGTCCAAATATCAGAGCAGGACAAATATCAGAATTtaagaaaatatgaaaaaatatgttaaaaatgagtttttttctcctctctgtgACTTAAGATTAAATCTGAAAGGGGCGATgctatcaataataataataataataataataataattttattgcaaatattctattattattattattgttgttgttgttgttgttgatgatgataataataataataaaatatttttattaaaaatatacaattataattaaatCCCAAGGAATTTCAGCAAATGCTTGATTATTTCTAGATtcgaaatataataaaatatctcGATTCTCTTCCCTTATTTGTTCatatatttgtaaaatgttttttttttgctaaaacaCTTAATTTTACTAATAAAGCAAATTTGGAACGAGTTTTATTTTTGGTcctaatttcatttaatatagACAGAATAATGATGATTGTTATGAACCGTTGAATTGTAGGACGTTTCACAAAATGTtagatgtttaaaatgaaataaaggaacatatatatatgtattttttatataaacacattagtattaataAACATCTAATCTGTCTGGTagaaaccaataaaaaaaaagcacaaataaataaataaataaataaataaataaataaataaataaataaatagatgtttGATGTCTTAAAGAATTTaagtctctgtttttctttattttcatcttgAACAGATAAAACTCCTTCAATCAGTTATAGACTCACAGATTGTGAgactgttgccatggaaacagtGCATGTGGATGGAGATAGAGTGAAATAAAGATGTTCTCCTGCTCACCTTCTCCTGTGAGACTGAGACATGAAAggacctgtttttattttcccttttattattattgttattattattattattattattattattattattattattattattattattattattattattattattatattttaggcTATGCTGACCTTTAACCCCATGTATGTTCACTTCCTGCTCATGTGTTTAGTAGTGAAGTCGGGAGCTACTTACACTCGATGCGGTACTTCTCCATCTCCTGGACCTCAGCGATGGATTCTCGCAGGTCATCTGTGAACTTCTTCCGATCCTGAGGGTTTGGGGCGTTGAAGATGATGAGGACCTTCAGGTCAGCGCCGGGGATGGCTGAGGTGAGTCGGATACCGTTGTGGTAATCTAAAGaccacaatcatcatcatcatcattatcatcatcatcaacaatcatcatcaacatcatcaacaatcatcatcatcctcatcatcatcaacaacaatcatcatcatcatcatcatcaacatcataatcctcatcatcatcaacaacaatcatcatcatcatcatcgtcatcatcatcattatcaacaTCCTTATCCtaatcatcatcaacaacaatcaTCATAAtcaacaatcatcatcatcatcaacaacaacaatcatcatcctcatcataatcaacaatcatcatcatcatcatcatcatcaacaacaatcatcatcatcctcatcatcaacaatcatcatcatcatcatcatcatcatcatcatcctcatcaacaacaatcatcatcatcatcatcatcaacaatcatcatcaacaattatcatcatcctcatcttcaacaacaataatcatcatcatcatcaggagcagcagcagcatcacaaATGTCActgttatcattttatttaatctgcGCATCATAAGCCTGACATATCCTCATCATAGACCTGTCATTAACGTTACCGAGGCTGTAGTCACCCTGCAGCTCGACACGCTACGCCACGCTAATTCATTCTGTGCTTTAGTAATAAAGCTTTATAAGCACGAGCTCCCACGTCCCCCACTGCTTTATATAGATGaacaaatgatgatgatgatgatgatgatgatgatgatgatgattctacAGCGATGATCTACATGATCTCATATCTAAAactttttcctgtgttttttgaGCAGGTATAAAATAATATCAGCACCACGCTtgggttgttgttttattttgtttctgttcttttgcTAGCACTGACTATGCTAAGCTAAATGCCAACATTTACGCTGCATTTAGTAAAATGTCTTCCTAAGTTTTAGCATCTTTAGCAAACTTTAGcctagtttatttttaaactttagcTGCTTTAGCCTGCTAACGCTGCACAAACACTTATATTAGCAGAGCTGTcgagtgtcacgcattgagagtctCAGTCACgtatttgggtcttttctcacgtcacacatcgtatttgtcacacagaaaaacggactatttatcatatatttaataagccgcagcgtcCAAAACGTATCGgtccgcaccgccgtctctatggaaacgggcaggaaccgAGCGCGTCTCAGTACTTAGTCAAGACTGACACATTCATTatagagggtattttcgatggtgggtttgaacaaaacctcaacaggaaacagctcgtctctctggacgggacattgtcctcaatcatgtccctaaacatgtctgggtttgtgctgaactgttttatatgggagcaacattacaactTTCCATGCCGACACCGTGTTAGCGCTTAGCTCTGACGCACAATTCACCTGCATAcaaagttatttattattcagaCTGTGATGTTCAGGGAGTATCGGGTTCGTATTGTGATGTGTTAGCTTTGGTTAGCTTTTAGCTGAAAGAATGTTAATGTTGGCTGCGTTGCAGCAGAAAAACCACAAGCAGGAAGTAATAAAATGCTAATacgagagaaaaacagaaatctggCCAACCAAAATGAAACGAAGAGAGTAAAGGTCTTTTACTGCAGTCACGATACGATTTAATACGTGTCGATATGTTTGGTGTGAAGGTGCTGGAGTCTTACGCTGGTTCTCAAACAGCAGGACCTGCATGCCGTACAGAGAGAAGGACTGCCTGAGGCTGTACGTCACcgagttcttcttcttctggaaaATCTTAGTTACCTACAAAAAGATAAAGGAGGGAAATGACCTTAGAGATGCACTAGAAAaacaagaaaggaaaagaaaagaaaggaaaagaataaaagtaaagaaacaGCTCTCACCACTAGGAGGTCGTTAAAGAGGAAGATCTCACGCTGATGAAGGCCGAGTTTCTGAAGCTTGTTGGGGTCTGGAACTTCAAACAGCCGGCAATAACACACTAACCTCCGATGAGGGAGGGATaaaacctacacacatacacacacacacacacacatacacacacacacacacacacacacacacacacacacacacacacatacacacacacacacacatacacacacacacacatgcacacacacacacacacacacgcacaaacacacacacaaacacacacacaaacacacacacacacacacacacacacacacacatacacacacacacacacacacacacacacatacacacacacacacacacacacacacacatacacacacacacacacatacacacacacacacacacacacatatacacacacacacacacacacacacacacatacacacacacacacacacacacacacacttaaaatgtTTGATAGTTTTCCTCTCCTGctccaggagagagagagagagagagagagagagagagagagagagagagagagagagagagagagaggagagaaagagagacagacagagagagaaagacagagagagagagagaaagacagacacagagagagagagagagagagagagagagagagagagagagagagaaagagagagagagaaaaagagagagagagagagagagagaaagagagagaaagagagagagagagagagagagaaagagagatggagagagagaaagagagatggagagatagagaaagagagagagagagagagggaaagagagatggagagatagagagatagagagagagagagagagagagtaagactTACACATCCCAGCCCCTGATGAAGTGATCCGATCTACAGAGCAGAATGAAGAGAAAGATGATTATAATCTAGATGATTTGTGAGATTCTGCAACACTCAGAAGATCTCATGTAGCAGAACATTCTGTAAGTCCTGACTGAGGTGGAGCATCGACACGTTCTCTGTCCTGATGAACACTTTACAGACTGAACACTTTACATGTCATTTCTGGTTCCTGATTAGACAACAGCAGCAGAACCTTCTAAATGTCCATGTAACTCTCACCGGCTTCTTCCCCACAATGAGCTTCTCCACCTTCTGCACCTGAGAGACGTGGTCTTCACTGGTCTTCAGCTCCTTCTGACGAATTCGCTCATAAATACCAATCAGCATGTCACGAGGGATGTCCTCACCATCGTCCACTCCTGGGAATTCCACAACATCCAACAAAGCAGCATGAAACCACACACCTAATAAAATACCTGATATTTGGGACAAAGTTCACAACATCTTCGAAAGAATCTTTTCCTAAAGAAGGTATCAGTGTTGGACAAACCGGCTCACCTCTGAGGTTCTTCACAAAGTCCTCCAGTTTCATCTTGCGCTCGGGCTTCACGTTGGGGCTGTACATGTCCGTGTTAAGGAGGATGATGGCGAAGGCCAGAATGAAGATGGTGTCTGGGTTTCGGAACTGGCGTACCACTCCTGGGTTGCAGATGCAGTACCGTTGGctgatgggaaaaaaaaattatcagaACCTCTGAATCACCAGTCTACCATGTCACCATGTGGAGGTTCTGAGTTCTCACCTGAAAGCCTCGATGAGGCGCTCGACCTTCTGAGCTTCCCCTTGGACTCGAATGTGTGCCTGGAATTTTCTGAGAGCTTCGTCCAGCTCCGTCCCTGAGAAGTCCATCTCGTCCACCACACAGCTGAACAAACAGTGTGCAGGTGAGTTAGAGATCCATCAGAAGACATCAGAGCTTTAGTGATGAACCTGAATACATCACTCAACACCACCAGCTGAATACATCACTAACAACAGGCTCTGGATGGAGATGGTCACCTCTCTTCTTGTGGTTCTGTTGTTCAGAGTGTACCTGCTGGGAATTCTGgggaatactgtgtgtgtgtgtgtgtgtgtgtgtgcacagtgtgtgtacactgtgtgtgtgtgtgtgtgtgtgcgcattctGGTGAATTTCTGTTAAGTGCCTAAGCTTCTGTGTGAAATCTAAGCAGCGTGGAAACAAAGTGAACATCTGCAGCTGAGGAGATGAAATCATTCCACAGTGATTTGTACTTAATTAGAGCTGTTTAATTCAATTAGAAGGGAGTGTGTACTGacatgtagagagagagggagagaggggggggagagaggggagggggagggagagagaaaaagagaaagagagggaaagggagagagagagacagagagagagacagagaaagagagaaagggagggggagagagagagagagagagagaggggggggggagagaggggggggagagagagagggagagagaaaaagagaaagagaggcaaagggagagagagacagagagagagacagagaaagagagaaagggagggggagagagacagagaaagagagagagagagagagagagagagagagagagcaatccTTTTAATTAACAGTCAGACACAAAATTCCCAGTGGCATTAGATTCAGAgtcgtgtacagagtcgtgtacagagtcgtgttcagagtcgtgtacagagtcgtgttcagagtcgtgtacagagtcgtgtTCAGAGTCGTGTTCAGAGTCATGTCAGAGTCGTTGACAGAGTCGTGGTCAGAGGCGTGTACAGAGTCGTGTTCAGAgtcgtgtacagagtcgtgtTCAGTGTCGTGTTCAGAGTCATGTTCCGAgtcgtgtacagagtcgtgtacagagtcgtgttcagagtcgtgtacagagtcgtgttcagagtcgtgttcagagtcgtgttcagtgtcgtgtacagagtcgtgtacagagtcgtgtacagagtcgtgtacagagtcgtgttcagagtcgtgtacagagtcgtgttcagagtcgtgtacagagtcgtgttcagagtcgtgtacagagtcgtgtTCAGTGTCGTGTTCAGAGTCATGTTCAGAgtcgtgtacagagtcgtgttcagagtcgtgtacagagtcgtgttcagagtcgtgtacagagtcgtgttcagagtcgtgttcagagtcgtgtacagagtcgtgGTCAGTGTCGTGTTAAGAGTCGTGTTAAGGGTCGTGTTAAGAgtcgtgtacagagtcgtgtacagagtcgtgtacagagtcgtgttcagagtcgtgtacagagtcgtgtTCAGAGTCGTGTTCAGTGTCGTGTAAAGAGTCGTGTTCAGAgtcgtgtacagagtcgtgtTCAGAGTCGTGTTCAGAGTCGTGTTCAGAGTCGTGTTCAGTGTCGTGTTCAGAGTCGTGTTCAGTGTCGTGTAAAGAgtcgtgtacagagtcgtgtacagagtcgtgttcagagtcgtgttcagagtcgtgtacagagtcgtgtTCAGAGTCGTGATCAGTGTCGTGTTCAGTGTCGTGTTCAGAGTCGTGTTCAGAgtcgtgtacagagtcgtgtacagagtcgtgttcagagtcgtgtacagagtcgtgttcagagtcgtgtacagagtcgtgttcagagtcgtgttcagagtcgtgtacagagtcgtgttcagagtcgtgttcagagtcgtgtacagagtcgtgttcagagtcgtgttcagagtcgtgttcagagtcgtgttcagagtcgtgttcagtgtcgtgttcagagtcgtgtacagagtcgtgtacagagtcgtgtacagagtcgtgtacagagtcgtgttcagtgtcgtgttcagagtcgtgttcagagtcgtgtacagagtcgtgtacagagtcgtgttcagagtcatgttcagagtcgtgtacagagtcgtgttaagagtcgtgtacagagtcgtgttcagagtcgtgttcagtgtcgtgtacagagtcgtgtTCAGTGTCGTGGACAGCGTCGTGTTCAGAgtcgtgtacagagtcgtgtacagagtcgtgttcagagtcgtgttcagagtcgtgttcagagtcgtgttcagtgtcgtgttcagagtcgtgttcagagtcgtgttcagtgtcgtgtacagagtcgtgtacagagtcgtgtacagagtcgtgttcagtgtcgtgttcagagtcgtgttcagagtcgtgttcagagtcgtgtacagagtcgtgttcagagtcgtgtacagagtcgtgtacagagtcgtgttcagagtcgtgttcagagtcgtgtacagagtcgtgtacagagtcgtgtacagagtcgtgttcagtgtcgtgtacagagtcgtgttcagagtcgtgttcagagtcgtgtacagagtcgtgtacagagtcgtgttcagagtcgtgtacagagtcgtgttcagagtcgtgtacagagtcgtgtacagagtcgtgttcagagtcgtgtacagagtcgtgtacagagtcgtgttcagagtcgtgttcagagtcgtgttcagagtcgtgtacagagtcgtgtacagagtcgtgtTAAGAGTCGTGTTACAGAgtcgtgtacagagtcgtgtacagagtcgtgtacagagtcgtgttcagagtcgtgtacagagtcgtgttcagagtcgtgttcagagtcgtgtacagagtcgtgttcagagtcgtgttcagagtcgtgtacagagtcgtgtacagagtcgtgtacagagtcgtgttcagagtcgtgtacagagtcgtgttcagagtcgtgttcagagtcgtgtacagagtcgtgtACAGAGTTTACTCTTACAACCTGTTTACTGacacaaaatgttaataaaccaaacacacactcactctaacACATCCCTATTAAACTGCTTCTGTCGGTTCCCCAAGAATTCACCAATCATCTGCCGGCTCAGCCCTTTCCTCTGAAGCAGGAAGTGAGCCACGCCCACAGGTGTATCTGGGATGAAGCCTCTCTCAGTGAGGTACTGAATACCTTTCTCTGGctttctgaaacacaaacacacagatgaacatTAACATCTGAACAACGTTTCACTTAACATTAAATGTACAGATgtaataaagtgtttattacagctCTAATTACACTCACTGCGTGTTTAGCGTAGTTTCCCCATGTAACTTATTTGTCCTTCTTATTAACAGGCCTATTCTTGTGTAATAATGTCCCCCCCCCATGTATCTCATCATAACATACATGTTAGTCGAGTTTTTTCATGATATCTGAAATGATCTGGTGAAATGATTCACAGCCCTGaaggttagagttagggttagaacGTCTTCTTCCTCTACACTGAAGACTGAAGCTTTTTGTTGActccatcaaaaaaaaaatgtctggttAAGAAACAATCCcgcttttatttttctgtactaCGTATTAATTTCTTCCACGTGTGGGGAAgtcgtagcctaatggttagagagtttgattcCTAACCTCTCTATctggttgtgggttcaagtctcgggcctgcaataccatgactgaggtgcccttgagcaaggcaccgaaccccccacaaactgctccccgggtgtgggggtcacggtggcttagtggttagcacgttcgcctcacacctccagggtcgggggttcgattcccgcctccgccttgtgtgtgtggagtttgcatgttctccccgtgcctcgggggtttcctccgggtactccggtttcctccccggtccaaagacatgcatggtaggttgattggcatctctggaaaattgtccgtagtgtgtgtgtgtgtgtgtgagtgaatgagagtgtgttgggttgtgagagtgtgttgggAATGAGagctgtgatgggttggcactccgtccagggtgtatcctgcctcgatgcccgatgacgcctgacccgtgacccgagaagttcggataagcggtaggaaatgaatgaatgaatgaatgaatgctccgggtgtgtgttcacggtgtgtgtgtgtgttcactgctgtgtgtgtgcactttgaatgaattaaatgtagagaacgaattgtaagtatgggtcaccgtacttatgtcacgtcacgtcacgtcccCTCAGACACCCAGCTAttactgtacacactttacTTATTTCCCCGACACCTTTTTCTGAACAGTGGATTAGAGATAATCACTAAACACATTAAACGTAACTCTACATCTTCCTCTCTATATTCATGTAAgtattcttgtgtgtgttttgtataacAGGTCACACAGCAGCAGTTGACCTCAGCCTCGCTATAAGCATGATCAGTGTCCAGGTCTTCACAAAGCGTCcttactgtaaatataaataatacagcaACAGCACACATTCTGTGtgtttcctcttcctgttttcAGAACCTGTGGGAAATGAAGCCTGACTTCAGCACATTTTCTCCGTGTGAACGAGATAACGATGATGTCGGCTTTTCTATTTCCTGTAAATGAATCGGTTTCCAGAAAGCAGTTGCTCACAGCTCCTCCCAGGACTCCACACTGAGGCTGTGAAGAATCCAGACATATTTCTGAGTGTCTATAGAATCAGGAACTTCTTGAGACTCGTGGTGGAACCGCATGCAGAACACTTTCAAGTTCTAGGTACGACGATAACAGAGTTTCACAGAGTTTAAGCTCCACCACATCTTTATACTGTAAtgtctgttgtgtgttagtgattctgagtcagtgtgttagtTGGTGTTGGGGTTGTGTTATTCCAGGAAGAagtctgtggttgtgtgtggctGTGACCTTACGGCGGGACGTTGTTATTGCTAACACGGTTGTGAAGGTGTTTGACGTCAGCTCTTAACACAAAAGAACCAGTGATCCCCAGAATGCAATGGTTAGGGAAGAGGCTCAGCCTGGCTAGTTAGAGATctagtgcctcttttccaccagaaagaaccgggtactggttcaaagttggttccactggccaaccttctaagaaccggtttgcctttccaccggctagagagccgtcacagcgccgagtgtgacgtcactgtatacgtgtcacattaCACAgtgacgttagcgcagcagcgacaaacacaaacacaacaacaatggtggatgttactttactgttaatgctcatggctttgtgaacctacattaacacgtgtacgtgcggctccgtgtaatctgtataaacggaggttataatcgataaagtacataatgttattttatcgttaacacagaaaaaaattagccttagcatgtagctacctactatcatgtgtgctgataatgtatcatatcgcggtaaagtaaaagtgtattaaacattagtgtacttaaggtacattatcagatgcactaacagtagccccgcccacagccccgcccccagctcctgacgcaagcagttcttaagtcatgaccagcaacgttttggtgctacttaagaaccacttttcctggttcggagccggtgctttggcggtcgaaacagaaagaactggttctaaattaggctccgaaccagcactcaaactgcctcgggggtAAAGGGGCAATAGAGATCTAGGAGATTGATAGCAAGGTGTTAGCATGGAAGTTGGAAGCTGTGGAAGTTGATGGGTTTGATTGGAAAAGCGCACAGTTTAGAAGGTTATAGAGCTCACAGACTAAAGGACTAAAACACCGCTGCATCTCTCACTGCTACATTACTATCACCAGGCCATTgaaggcattgtgggtaatgtacagtaagaaCCTGTTAATCAAAGTAAAagtagagaaaaagaaaaacaactttGAACCAACAAATCCCTTAAATAAACTGAACCCCAGATCTACTCCAGAAGCCTCTTTAGACCAACCCTTTCCGTGTCCCTGTGAGTAGGAAGCAGGATACGTACTTGTTAAAGAGGTTGAGGCCGATGCGGTAGTGGCGCTTGCGTATGATGTCGTTGCTGAAAGCCGGAGAATCCCAGCTGTTCCGCGTCTCTTTGTGGTATGTCTGTTTGCTAAGCGTCTGCTCCCTCATGCTGTCCCGAGATGACTCAGAGCTGCAGTTGATCGTGTCGGTGGAGTTTGTTGTGCTGTTGATGCTGTCGTTGTCCCCATCAGAAAAGTCTGATTCTGATTTGCTCTGTCGGTTTCCGTTGATGGCCAGATGGCTCTCCAGATGCCGGTGCCTGATGGGATCTTCATCCCGGGACAGGGAAGACACTCTGGGAGGTAGACTGGGTGTGATATGTTTGGGACTGGCCTGAGTTCCAGCCTTAGCCTGCTCATAAACGCACTGCCTCTTTACCGAGTCCAACTCAGTGCGGTCGCTGATTTCCACAGAGCTGTCACTGGGAGGTTCTATGGTCAGGAGTGGGAGGTGGTCCATACAAAGCCGTGGTTCCTGAAAGTCGATGGACGGGGTGCTGTGGCAGCTGGTGTCTCTGCCTGTTTTGTCCTCCTTGGTGTCCATGTGCCAGTACTTCTGGGAGGAGTCGATGCCACGCTGATCGGACTCAGTGCTGGACGGTCGATCTACTGCATGCAAGAGCTGAGCAGGAGGACAAAGATCCTCCTCATCAATGAAGAGCGTCACGCCGCTGTAGGAAGCCATCATCTCCTCTAGCTTGTGCTGATTAGAGTTGTTATTGGGTTTGACCTGAAAGGACAGCTCACTTTGCATGTCTTGATCTTGCTCTGGTTCCTGGTCCTCTTCTTCATGGAGACTACGACAATTCAATGCATCGTCGATCGATTCCGCCAGCGATTTGACCTGTTGAGAGAAAGCGCTCTCCAGCTCCGTAATGGTGTCACTTAGGTCGCTCGGCGCCGATGGCACAGCCACGTGGATGGGAACCATATCTCCACATTCGCTTGTTGCTTCAGGAGTTCCTTCCTCTGTCAGAGATAACTGCTTCCCTTCAAAAAATGAGCTGGGGATTTTTTCAGGTCCCTCAAAAGAAAACTGCATTCTCATGTTGGACAGAACAATGC
This DNA window, taken from Tachysurus fulvidraco isolate hzauxx_2018 chromosome 23, HZAU_PFXX_2.0, whole genome shotgun sequence, encodes the following:
- the iqsec1a gene encoding IQ motif and Sec7 domain ArfGEF 1a isoform X3 gives rise to the protein MAYRLSKIVEGEVQSNEPSSSLDHGKGYGPLTHSSSISPDHFEGFGYGQNAQSGPQRPRRPKLQHSQSILRKQAEEEAIKRSRSLSESYELSTDLQDKQVEMLERKYGGRFISRHAARTIQTAFRQYQMNKNFERLRSSMSENRMSRRIVLSNMRMQFSFEGPEKIPSSFFEGKQLSLTEEGTPEATSECGDMVPIHVAVPSAPSDLSDTITELESAFSQQVKSLAESIDDALNCRSLHEEEDQEPEQDQDMQSELSFQVKPNNNSNQHKLEEMMASYSGVTLFIDEEDLCPPAQLLHAVDRPSSTESDQRGIDSSQKYWHMDTKEDKTGRDTSCHSTPSIDFQEPRLCMDHLPLLTIEPPSDSSVEISDRTELDSVKRQCVYEQAKAGTQASPKHITPSLPPRVSSLSRDEDPIRHRHLESHLAINGNRQSKSESDFSDGDNDSINSTTNSTDTINCSSESSRDSMREQTLSKQTYHKETRNSWDSPAFSNDIIRKRHYRIGLNLFNKKPEKGIQYLTERGFIPDTPVGVAHFLLQRKGLSRQMIGEFLGNRQKQFNRDVLDCVVDEMDFSGTELDEALRKFQAHIRVQGEAQKVERLIEAFSQRYCICNPGVVRQFRNPDTIFILAFAIILLNTDMYSPNVKPERKMKLEDFVKNLRGVDDGEDIPRDMLIGIYERIRQKELKTSEDHVSQVQKVEKLIVGKKPIGSLHQGLGCVLSLPHRRLVCYCRLFEVPDPNKLQKLGLHQREIFLFNDLLVVTKIFQKKKNSVTYSLRQSFSLYGMQVLLFENQHYHNGIRLTSAIPGADLKVLIIFNAPNPQDRKKFTDDLRESIAEVQEMEKYRIESELEKQKGVVRPSMSQSMSGLKKETGNGTMSRASLDDTYAMGEGLKRSALSSSLRDLSETGKRGRRTSAGSLDSNMEGSIISGPSQLPRRAPSIQDRPPRSHCSNTNPSSSSASTLLGSLFSSKRGKPPPHPPLPAPPSSSRLPISHMPHPINMHQTTQAQRFQHCSFPQDPPPYQHHHHYDPPPVGLRFHRQHSSHVSTPQQPQLPHNLLHQHQHRRHQLHHYHQQRHEHREQQLTSSVVCPTSSKPKHCGISTVV
- the iqsec1a gene encoding IQ motif and Sec7 domain ArfGEF 1a isoform X7; protein product: MWKHCISVRTNSVEGEVQSNEPSSSLDHGKGYGPLTHSSSISPDHFEGFGYGQNAQSGPQRPRRPKLQHSQSILRKQAEEEAIKRSRSLSESYELSTDLQDKQVEMLERKYGGRFISRHAARTIQTAFRQYQMNKNFERLRSSMSENRMSRRIVLSNMRMQFSFEGPEKIPSSFFEGKQLSLTEEGTPEATSECGDMVPIHVAVPSAPSDLSDTITELESAFSQQVKSLAESIDDALNCRSLHEEEDQEPEQDQDMQSELSFQVKPNNNSNQHKLEEMMASYSGVTLFIDEEDLCPPAQLLHAVDRPSSTESDQRGIDSSQKYWHMDTKEDKTGRDTSCHSTPSIDFQEPRLCMDHLPLLTIEPPSDSSVEISDRTELDSVKRQCVYEQAKAGTQASPKHITPSLPPRVSSLSRDEDPIRHRHLESHLAINGNRQSKSESDFSDGDNDSINSTTNSTDTINCSSESSRDSMREQTLSKQTYHKETRNSWDSPAFSNDIIRKRHYRIGLNLFNKKPEKGIQYLTERGFIPDTPVGVAHFLLQRKGLSRQMIGEFLGNRQKQFNRDVLDCVVDEMDFSGTELDEALRKFQAHIRVQGEAQKVERLIEAFSQRYCICNPGVVRQFRNPDTIFILAFAIILLNTDMYSPNVKPERKMKLEDFVKNLRGVDDGEDIPRDMLIGIYERIRQKELKTSEDHVSQVQKVEKLIVGKKPIGSLHQGLGCVLSLPHRRLVCYCRLFEVPDPNKLQKLGLHQREIFLFNDLLVVTKIFQKKKNSVTYSLRQSFSLYGMQVLLFENQHYHNGIRLTSAIPGADLKVLIIFNAPNPQDRKKFTDDLRESIAEVQEMEKYRIESELEKQKGVVRPSMSQSMSGLKKETGNGTMSRASLDDTYAMGEGLKRSALSSSLRDLSETGKRGRRTSAGSLDSNMEGSIISGPSQLPRRAPSIQDRPPRSHCSNTNPSSSSASTLLGSLFSSKRGKPPPHPPLPAPPSSSRLPISHMPHPINMHQTTQAQRFQHCSFPQDPPPYQHHHHYDPPPVGLRFHRQHSSHVSTPQQPQLPHNLLHQHQHRRHQLHHYHQQRHEHREQQLTSSVVCPTSSKPKHCGISTVV
- the iqsec1a gene encoding IQ motif and Sec7 domain ArfGEF 1a isoform X5 codes for the protein MMSRFKALCLDYWQFLCLQPPSGFFKSVEGEVQSNEPSSSLDHGKGYGPLTHSSSISPDHFEGFGYGQNAQSGPQRPRRPKLQHSQSILRKQAEEEAIKRSRSLSESYELSTDLQDKQVEMLERKYGGRFISRHAARTIQTAFRQYQMNKNFERLRSSMSENRMSRRIVLSNMRMQFSFEGPEKIPSSFFEGKQLSLTEEGTPEATSECGDMVPIHVAVPSAPSDLSDTITELESAFSQQVKSLAESIDDALNCRSLHEEEDQEPEQDQDMQSELSFQVKPNNNSNQHKLEEMMASYSGVTLFIDEEDLCPPAQLLHAVDRPSSTESDQRGIDSSQKYWHMDTKEDKTGRDTSCHSTPSIDFQEPRLCMDHLPLLTIEPPSDSSVEISDRTELDSVKRQCVYEQAKAGTQASPKHITPSLPPRVSSLSRDEDPIRHRHLESHLAINGNRQSKSESDFSDGDNDSINSTTNSTDTINCSSESSRDSMREQTLSKQTYHKETRNSWDSPAFSNDIIRKRHYRIGLNLFNKKPEKGIQYLTERGFIPDTPVGVAHFLLQRKGLSRQMIGEFLGNRQKQFNRDVLDCVVDEMDFSGTELDEALRKFQAHIRVQGEAQKVERLIEAFSQRYCICNPGVVRQFRNPDTIFILAFAIILLNTDMYSPNVKPERKMKLEDFVKNLRGVDDGEDIPRDMLIGIYERIRQKELKTSEDHVSQVQKVEKLIVGKKPIGSLHQGLGCVLSLPHRRLVCYCRLFEVPDPNKLQKLGLHQREIFLFNDLLVVTKIFQKKKNSVTYSLRQSFSLYGMQVLLFENQHYHNGIRLTSAIPGADLKVLIIFNAPNPQDRKKFTDDLRESIAEVQEMEKYRIESELEKQKGVVRPSMSQSMSGLKKETGNGTMSRASLDDTYAMGEGLKRSALSSSLRDLSETGKRGRRTSAGSLDSNMEGSIISGPSQLPRRAPSIQDRPPRSHCSNTNPSSSSASTLLGSLFSSKRGKPPPHPPLPAPPSSSRLPISHMPHPINMHQTTQAQRFQHCSFPQDPPPYQHHHHYDPPPVGLRFHRQHSSHVSTPQQPQLPHNLLHQHQHRRHQLHHYHQQRHEHREQQLTSSVVCPTSSKPKHCGISTVV